A single Argentina anserina chromosome 7, drPotAnse1.1, whole genome shotgun sequence DNA region contains:
- the LOC126803005 gene encoding plastidial pyruvate kinase 2 has translation MAQVVAMRAIQSSILSSGSGSAQTRSSDKLNPPSFASRVLTITEKKSTSRKALSSRRSRSRSQIAAKQPLQTELVPVSPEDSPKIEEEFQQLQTIQQYGETSVGMWSKPTVKRKTKIVCTIGPSTNTREMIWKLAEAGMNVARMNMSHGDHASHQKVIDLVKEYNAQSKDNVIAIMLDTKGPEVRSGDLPQPIDLAPGQEFTFTIQRGVGTADCVSVNYDDFVNDVEVGDMLLVDGGMMSFLVKSKTADSVKCEVVDGGELKSRRHLNVRGKSATLASITEKDWEDIKFGVDNQVDFYAVSFVKDAQVVHELKNYLQSCNADIHVIVKIESADSIPNLHSIITASDGAMVARGDLGAELPVEEVPLLQEEIIRLCRSMGKAVIVATNMLESMIVHPTPTRAEVSDIAIAVREGADAVMLSGETANGKYPLKAVKVMHTVALRTEATVVAGQMPTNLGKAFKNHMSEMFAYHATMMSNTLGTSLVVFTRTGFMAILLSHYRPSGSIFAFTNDKRIQQRLALYQGVCPVYMEFADDAEKSFTNALTLLQKQGLVKAGEEVALVQSGRQPIWRLQSTHNIQVRKV, from the exons ATGGCGCAGGTCGTGGCTATGCGGGCGATTCAGAGCTCTATTCTCTCCTCCGGGTCCGGATCCGCCCAAACTCGGAGCTCCGACAAGCTCAACCCCCCGAGCTTCGCTTCCAGAGTCCTCACAATCACCGAGAAGAAGAGCACCTCCCGGAAAGCTTTGAGCAGCCGGCGGTCGAGGTCGAGGTCTCAGATCGCCGCCAAGCAACCGTTGCAGACCGAGCTCGTCCCGGTGTCGCCGGAGGACTCGCCCAAG ATAGAGGAGGAGTTTCAGCAGTTACAGACGATTCAGCAGTATGGGGAAACTTCAGTGGGGATGTGGTCGAAGCCGACGGTGAAGAGGAAGACCAAGATTGTGTGCACAATTGGTCCTTCCACCAACACTCGCGAGATGATCTGGAAATTGGCTGAGGCCGGGATGAACGTGGCGCGGATGAATATGTCTCATGGAGATCACGCGTCGCATCAGAAGGTTATCGACTTGGTTAAGGAGTATAATGCGCAGTCGAAAGACAATGTCATTGCAATCATGCTTGATACCAAG GGCCCTGAGGTTAGGAGTGGTGACCTGCCGCAGCCAATTGATTTGGCTCCTGGGCAggaatttacttttacaatcCAGAGAGGGGTTGGAACAGCAGACTGCGTTAGTGTGAACTATGATGATTTCGTTAACGATGTAGAAGTGGGTGACATGCTTCTGGTTGATG GTGGTATGATGTCGTTTTTGGTAAAGTCTAAGACAGCCGACTCAGTGAAATGTGAAGTTGTTGATGGAGGAGAACTGAAGTCTAGGCGGCACTTGAATGTGCGAGGAAAGAGTGCAACTTTGGCTTCCATTACTG AGAAAGATTGGGAAGATATCAAATTTGGAGTGGATAATCAAGTTGACTTCTATGCAGTTTCATTTGTTAAAGATGCACAAGTTGTTCATGAATTGAAGAATTATCTGCAAA GCTGTAACGCGGATATACATGTCATTGTAAAAATTGAAAGTGCAGACTCGATCCCAAACTTGCATTCGATTATCACAGCGTCTGATGGG GCCATGGTTGCAAGAGGAGATCTTGGTGCAGAACTCCCTGTTGAAGAGGTCCCACTTCTGCAG GAAGAGATAATCAGGCTATGCCGTAGCATGGGGAAGGCTGTTATTGTTGCAACAAATATGCTTGAGAGCATGATTGTTCACCCAACCCCAACCAGAGCTGAGGTATCAGATATTGCCATTGCTGTCCGAGAGGGTGCTGATGCAGTTATGCTTTCAGGAGAAACTGCTAATGGAAA GTATCCACTGAAGGCCGTGAAAGTTATGCACACAGTTGCTCTGCGAACAGAGGCAACCGTTGTAGCTGGCCAAATGCCAACCAATCTTGGGAAAGCTTTTAAG AATCATATGAGCGAGATGTTTGCTTACCATGCAACCATGATGTCCAATACTCTTGGAACCTCACTCGTCGTGTTCACTAGAACTGGTTTCATGGCTATTCTGTTGAGCCATTACCGTCCTTCTGGGTCAATATTTGCTTTTACAAACGA TAAGAGGATACAACAGAGACTAGCTCTATATCAAGGTGTATGTCCCGTATACATGGAGTTCGCAGATGATGCTGAAAAGAGCTTCACTAATGCCCTGACCTTGTTGCAG AAGCAAGGGTTGGTAAAGGCGGGAGAAGAGGTTGCACTCGTTCAGAGTGGAAGACAGCCCATTTGGAGGCTCCAGTCCACTCACAATATTCAAGTGCGCAAAGTCTAG